Genomic segment of Calditrichota bacterium:
TGCCCAATTTCATGGAGACAACGTATTTGTTCAATTCAAGCAAATAGTTACAACTCAGAAAAAGTACGATCTGCGTGATCAACACAATGAGCAATATTTTGAACATGTACCAATCGTGCTGTCCCAAAACCTGATCGATAAATTTTTTCGTCACCAAGGGCAGGACGACTGTATTGATGTCCAGCACTGTCAAAACAATCGCCAACAACACAACTAACAAAACTTTATCCCAGATTGGCTTCAGATATCTGATGAAATAAAGAAAAAGTTGCCAGTCAGATTTCGGACTCTGAGTCGTTTTCATCCTGCCTGCTTTTCCCTGTTGTCCGTTTGCTGTAAGTACAAATTGCAATACATTCCTCTATTTTGCAGCAAAGTTTTATGAGTCCCCTGTTCAATAATTTTTCCTTTGTCCAAAACCACAATTTGGTCGGCGTCGCGCACCAGCGAAATTCGATGAGAAATCATTACTATCGAAATATCGGGGAATGACTTTTTCAGCGTGTCAATAATTGCATTTTCTGTGGTTACATCCAGCGATGTAGTAGCCTCATCCAAAATCAGTAGTTTTGGTTTTTTCACCAGAGCACGCGCGATAGCAATACGTTGTTTTTGGCCTCCGGAAAGACGCGTTCCCTCAGCCGCATCCATGTTGTAATCTCCGGGCATCTGCATGATATCATTGTGAATGCCGGCAGCCTTTGCGGCGTCGATGACCTCCCCGTCGCTCGCTTTGGGATTGCCGTAGCGAATATTGTCCCGAATCGTGCCGCCAAAAAGAAACGTGTCCTGCAAAATCACGCCGGTCTGGCTGAAAAACGAATCAATGTCAATTTCAGAAATCTTCTCGCCATCAATTTTAATATCTCCTCTCTCCGGCTGGTACAATCGGAGCATCAAGTTGGCGATGGTGCTTTTCCCTGCGCCGCTGGGGCCTACAATAGCTAACTTTTTCCCGGGTTCAAGTTTAAAATGAATGTCCTGCAAAATCGGGAAACCTTTTTCGTAGGAAAAATGAACATCCTCAAATTTGAGTTCTCCCTGCAAAGGCAAAAGTTTTTTCCCGTTTTTCGGAAAAACAATTTCCGGTTTTACATCCAACGTTTCAAAAAGTCGCTGGGCAGGAACAAGAAACAGACGAAATCTCTGCACAAAACTGAACGTCAAATCTAAAAAATAGAGCATCTGCCGGGAAAAATAGATCACGGCGAACCAGCTCACGATGGGCATTTTGCCTTTCAAGCCAAAATAAGCAAACAGCGGCAGCGACAGCGGCCAGAGAATGTGCACCGGCGAAGTGCGCACAAAATCCGCGACCAGCGTCTGCAATAAATAGGCGGATTGGGTTGATTTGTAGAATCGCTTCATGGCGGCAAAATATCGCCGCTCGGTAAATTTCAGCCTTCCGAATGCTTTCACCACACGAATCCCGGCGATACTCTCGCGCAGCGCTGCCGTCAATTGCTGGGCGCGGGCGCGTTTCACGTAATCCAGCTTTCGTACAATGCCGTAAAGATAATGTACAATGGCATAAACAGGAATCAAAATCAGCGCCAGGTAAAATAAAATTTCGACCCCGGCAATGGAAATCAAGTAAGCCATTAAAATCGTCTGATAAATGCTGGAAATAAACATCGGCAGACCAGTCATGGGGTTGTTGAACAATGGAATCATGGCGTCGATGTCGGCGTTGGCGCGATAGAGATGTTCGCCCACAGGACGGGACTGATAAAATCCCAGCGATAATTTTTCCATGTGCCGATACAACAATTGGCGAAATCGAAAGGACAGCTTCAAACCGACGTACCAGTTCAAAGTATTCAACAAACTCTCAAAAATAACGAACCGAAAAAGAAAAGCGGGCAGCAGCAAAAGTAAGCAAAAAACGACATAATCTTTAGTCTTACCCATGCCGACGAATTCAGGCATTTTCGACAGGAACAAATAGGGCAGCGTATGAATTGTCCCCTGAATCATCTGCAAAATAATGATCAGCAGGTATTTATCCCAATAAGGTTTGACATATTTTATCAAGCGCCAGGCTAATTTTAACTGACTCTGTTGCTGAAAGTGAATCTCTTTGCTCAATTTGGCCTCGGCTTTTTTCTTTCCCGAGAAACCAGGTTTTTAGAAAAAATCTGGTTTCTAAATTGCTACTTAGTCAGATTGCGTTTTTACATCCCCCCTTGCCCCCCTTCAAAGGGGGGAATCCAGTAAGTCCCCCTCAAAGCGGAAACACAGTAAATCGCCTTTCAAAGCGAAAACCCAATAAGTCCCCCTTTGAAGGGGGATTTAGGGGGATGTTCGAACGAATAAAACCACAAACAATTATCTAAATTCTTAATTTTTCCAGCAATACGAATTATACCAATTTCTTTTCTTATTCCAACTCAACTTCAATCAATCTCGGAAAATATTCCTCGAATTCAACACAGGTGAGATAGATAATTTTCCCGTTTTTTCTTTTGTATTCCGGATGCTCTTTTCCGGCGTACACCAGAGGCCCTCCGTAAACGAGCGGATTGCGCAGCGGAACTTTTGGCGTCCGGAGCGTGACCGGCGCGCTCCAGGGACCCCAGGGCGTCGGAGATGTTCGCCCCACAACGAGACCTGTGATGTCCAGAGAATGCACTGCCAGATAGCATCCAAGATATTCGTTAAAAGAAACCGACATTTCTGTGGGCATTCCCTCCATTATTGAGATAGCTTTTGACCGATCCGGACTCCAGCGAGGCTCCTGAGAAACGAGATATTCATAGTACGAAGGATACGCCAGGCTATCAGGCCTGACCCGCGCCAGCGCACACAAATGTTTTCCGTTTTGCAAATAGGAGCCGTACAAATAGACATAATTTTCTTTCTCATCAATTAAAACCGCCACGCCATAGCTCGGTTCGTCTTTTTGCCACAGAATTGTAGATCCGTTTTCTTTGATGCGCTGAAACTCCAGATGAGGATAATTTGCCACAGCCAGTCCGCTTCCTGCAACATCAAATTTATAAGGCCATACTCCTTCTTTTAAAATTTTTACGCGAATGTAGTACCAATACACTTTTCCCCGCCAAAAACATCCGTGCATGCCCCAGATACGATATTTCTCGTGATCTTCATCCGGTTCCAAAGGAATCAATTGCCGAATTTGACCCGACTTGTCTGTCAAATAGTGAAAATCTTTCAGTCCGTTCGAGGCATCTCTGTCTCGACAAATCAGACCAGAATTATTGGGCATCTGTTCGATAACGCGGCCGCCGATCTCATTGAAATGGCCGATAAAAGTATCGCCGAAAAGCCAGAGTGACTCGTTCGGCTTGATGGGAATGGAATAAGCGCCATCCTGGCCTATCATTTTGAGATCATTTTCAGCAAATAAAATTCCCAGATCGCGGCTATTTTTAACTTTTAATTTTTTCATAATGCGTAATCAGATGTAGTCCACTTTGGAAGTGGACTACATCTTAATAAATCTCCAATTCCACAGTTACAATTTTTTTATGCGCTACTTTTAGAGCAAGCGAACCATCAGGATCTAATTTTAATTCTTCCTGTCGTTCCTCATTCAAATTGGTCAGCCACGCCGCGCGAATAGCTCTGGCAAATTGCAATTTGCCAGAAATTTCCTTCATCGTCGGATTAAATAACCGAACGATTACAGTATTTCTGGTCTCACATTTTTTAACGGCGCTCAAAATTAGTTCTTCCGGTTCCAATTTCAAAAATTGATTTGACGCAGGAAGCTCCCCAGGCGTAGCGCCGCATTGCACTATTTTTAATGGTGTGAAAAATCGGTAAGTGTACTCAAACACTTTTCCCTGTTCCCAATTTCCCTCATGAGGATACAAGGCATAATAGCACGTATGTTTTCCCAGACACTGGGAACCAATCTGTTCGCGGCGCTCCACGCGTTCCGGCGGAAGGCCGACTTTGGGATAACGCAATCCTTTGACAAGAGTTAAAATCATTGTTCTGTTTTCATCATCTCGAACCTCGTACTCGGTCAAGCCATGACTGATCACAGCAAGTCCGCCGCGTTCGTCAGACATGTCAAAAAACGAAAGATGCGGCTGGGTTCCTGTCCACGGTTCCACCCAATCGCGCGTGTCAGGAATTTCGATGTCACGAGTCACAACATCGAAAGCGGTTTCCACGTCCACGGTTTTCGATTTCACGCCACTGGGGAAACAAACACGCAAGCGATGATCCTGCGCCTGATTATCAAAAGTAGTCTCAATATCCAAACGCGGGGAATTTTTGTGCAGCGTGATGAGCGAGGTAATCGGAAGCGGCACCAGCTCGTCCGATCGTTTCCGTTTATCGTCGGTCAAACATTTCGGCACCTGCATCTCGATTTCCACTTTCATCGTCGTTTGCAATTCTCCGTCCTCGGCAATGGTGATGCGCGCCTGACAGCCCAGAGAAGTGTAAATCGGGTTCACAAGCGGTGAAATTCTTGTCCAGGGATCGCCTGCTTCCGCATCTTCAATGAAATAATGGCAATTTTCAAAAACTCTTCCCGTTTTTTTGTCGGTCAAATCAAATGTACCATTAGCGTGAAATTCCACGCGCAGAAGCTCATTTTCCATAACTGAATGTGCTTTTATCTGGCTGCCGAAATTCACCAGTTCGCCGACTTTTTTGCGCGCAATAAAAGTACGGTAGCCACAAGCCGGAATATTTTTTGCCTCAAAGGCAAATCTGAAACGCTGGGTGTAAAAAGGAGAAGGAATGTCATACGGATTCATCACATTGGCGCCCCACTTCCTTCGATCCTGTAATTGAAACGGCACGAGTTCGCCGGTTTCGGCATCAATAAGTTCCATGGATTTTGTTTCCGGCTGGTCAGGAAAGTCAATCTCCACTTCTACGATTTCGTCACGCTCATAGTTCAGCGGATTAAACGCCACAATTGCCACATCCTCATCAGAATAGTTGCCCAGATCAATTTTGCGAACAATTTGCCCAAACGCGTCATTGGTCACAGTCTCACCGATTTGTTTCACCTGATCCCAGCGAAAAAGCATGTCTTTGTGCACCTGATCCATGCTCACACCGGTGATGCTGTCGTGGGGGTGATTTGTCAATAAATATTTCCACGCTAATTCCAGATAGCGTTCAGGGTATTCTTTTCCCAGCAGAAACGCAAAAGTGGAAAACGGCTCCGCCCATTTTTCCAGCAAAGTCTGCATACGCGCATTGATTTGCTTTTGATACAGACGAGTGGACGCCTGATCTTTCAAAAAACGGTTGAACCAATTGTCTTTGCTAGGCCTACGGCGTTCACCTTTGAGCACTTTTAATTTTGACCGATCTACTGCTTTTTTGATTTTCTCCACAACTTCGGGAAAAGAACTGTGAATGTAAACATCGCCCGTATTTTTGCTATTGCAATACTCGATCACTTTGATCGTGTTCGGATGCGGGAAAACCGAATCCATGCCGTCCATGGCAATCAAGAATGGCGTGGTGGCATCTTTGGACAGATCGTCCCTGATATTTTTCATCCCCTGATCCAGCAAATCCGTGTTAAAATTGTTCAACGAATCCGGTTCCAGCAGCCGATAATCCTGATCCCCGGCATCTATATCGCAGCGACGGAAAGGAAGCCGGTTCAAGTGCCATTTGTAATAACCGTCGTAATTGGAATCTTTGAACATGGTGGCGCGAAACAGATGCAGCCAATAAGATGCCCGGCTGAATTCAGCGCTCAAACGAAGACCCAAAATTTGTGTGCCGTCCGGCGCTTCCAGAATATATTCGGTGTCGCACTCTTCCCTGACAATTCCCCGATAAAACATCATGCCGTCGATGCCGAATCCGGCGTAAATCTGGGCAATTTGCGACAACTGGCCGTAGGACGTGGGCGTATAGCCTATTTTCATTACTCCCCCGAATTCACTGGCAATTTTATGCCCGCGCATTAAATTTCGCACGATGGCTTCGCCGCTGACCGTATTCATTTCCGGCAGCGTGTACCAGGGTCCAACCAACAACCTGCCTTCGGAAATATATTTTTTCAATTTATCCCTGTTTTCCGGTCGAATTTCCAGATAATCTTCAAGCGGAATGGTCTGAGAATCCAGATGATAATGCTTGTATTCCGGATATTTCTCGAATAATTCCAGCAACCAATCCATCAATTCAACCAGATGCGTCCGCGTTTCCTGAGCCGGATAACGCCATTCCCTGTCCCAATGGGTGTTGGAAATTACATGAAACTCAAAATGCTTCGGCATAGATTCTCCTGCTCTGATTTTGTAAATACCTTCCTTGCCCGTGAATCACAATGTAAATAAAAATATGAATGACTAATTGAAATATTTTGTACCAAGAATTAATAAAAATGATAAAAGCCTTACGGCTTAATTCCGTAGTTGGAATGGAGTTAAGGCGTCAGCCTTTTAAAACCAACAAATTAGCGTTTTATACAAAATTTTATTTAACTATTTGTATTGCAAATTAAAATTTGAAGAACGCAGGACAC
This window contains:
- a CDS encoding ABC transporter ATP-binding protein, translated to MSKEIHFQQQSQLKLAWRLIKYVKPYWDKYLLIIILQMIQGTIHTLPYLFLSKMPEFVGMGKTKDYVVFCLLLLLPAFLFRFVIFESLLNTLNWYVGLKLSFRFRQLLYRHMEKLSLGFYQSRPVGEHLYRANADIDAMIPLFNNPMTGLPMFISSIYQTILMAYLISIAGVEILFYLALILIPVYAIVHYLYGIVRKLDYVKRARAQQLTAALRESIAGIRVVKAFGRLKFTERRYFAAMKRFYKSTQSAYLLQTLVADFVRTSPVHILWPLSLPLFAYFGLKGKMPIVSWFAVIYFSRQMLYFLDLTFSFVQRFRLFLVPAQRLFETLDVKPEIVFPKNGKKLLPLQGELKFEDVHFSYEKGFPILQDIHFKLEPGKKLAIVGPSGAGKSTIANLMLRLYQPERGDIKIDGEKISEIDIDSFFSQTGVILQDTFLFGGTIRDNIRYGNPKASDGEVIDAAKAAGIHNDIMQMPGDYNMDAAEGTRLSGGQKQRIAIARALVKKPKLLILDEATTSLDVTTENAIIDTLKKSFPDISIVMISHRISLVRDADQIVVLDKGKIIEQGTHKTLLQNRGMYCNLYLQQTDNREKQAG
- a CDS encoding DUF4185 domain-containing protein, which produces MKKLKVKNSRDLGILFAENDLKMIGQDGAYSIPIKPNESLWLFGDTFIGHFNEIGGRVIEQMPNNSGLICRDRDASNGLKDFHYLTDKSGQIRQLIPLEPDEDHEKYRIWGMHGCFWRGKVYWYYIRVKILKEGVWPYKFDVAGSGLAVANYPHLEFQRIKENGSTILWQKDEPSYGVAVLIDEKENYVYLYGSYLQNGKHLCALARVRPDSLAYPSYYEYLVSQEPRWSPDRSKAISIMEGMPTEMSVSFNEYLGCYLAVHSLDITGLVVGRTSPTPWGPWSAPVTLRTPKVPLRNPLVYGGPLVYAGKEHPEYKRKNGKIIYLTCVEFEEYFPRLIEVELE